A stretch of the Agelaius phoeniceus isolate bAgePho1 chromosome 1, bAgePho1.hap1, whole genome shotgun sequence genome encodes the following:
- the JCAD gene encoding junctional cadherin 5-associated protein isoform X1 translates to MFSVEDLLISHGYKVSKNPPVSYENRYDGYRHETTGSRSAQRPALNGIEAESRAGAYSKKPLVKTSSSSTESSHGSQGRQAGPGYHHDLQGLSTFHTSEGGAYDRPHLARSSQPKTDKDLAYWRRRGQDFSVLLGYSQKASVEMKGLAASPGAPRQPKENQLKVGTAAGYGRRSGLQKSCEVSSNCKWQSLEVESWNQPKKVGRQMSEGDREKLLQELYSLTLGDNVLSTQSRGKSQSLPRVLSPESMRCVEMPSLTNSNNSLSVTKTPSYSPNRLSVEPAKHHGTGGNFLPLVKPKYGRPLKPPSYELQRQTRAPAETVGFQDHYQKEEPVTYLAKVNEPRQDAGIPDSGLEPPVYVPPPSYKSPPHQHVTPHSPSEVPKTNTCASSDPQGPAERVVPCQRPAMNTFEVGGDPCKDNHFPHEKQSHARRPADHLRSVQYIPFDDPRIRHIKIAPLEGLQGNSNHTENACSPSSGALQERNLEVQYNSAFVDASNLSSSAKGERTSDSSTHSNRWLAPSIRDQENCALPDQRDNCRATNHSPRNEASTEYTKGKLSVRNSHMDNTCETVTKVKKFEPGVGMQSKKSSKKKMNETIFCLVSIPVKSESNLPDTDRNNNITQSPDKNRFDNNGALQEQSLLSMSSTDLELQALTGSMTNKNELQKQELWRPEEFKQMNDLRFIQPTKHRELKYSGSWPGDQYKDQQTQTSFSEEPESPEFFHGTKPGKPDSSKQLSPKFPGCTTSPMGPKLTGSPSDERGCRQNSYSMKGQTHLSQSSNSAFSRTAISVLKSPSPKAHQSQPVPVQERENGLLSKGDIVKGEPGAPCNSTEPFGQFLLKPVSRRPWDVISELESFNKELQGQEESTSSEEDLESAAAPLQAGAFMHRRESRKEKSSQEPKHGGKSETVVPEVPVFRSGRVKSKSESWSMGTEHGGELRCGGSQGFSKPGGSSEGVRPADGRLITEMGMGEAKSRTSKQPVHDSPIKRVLSSSSSSSCHSNPFNNPILQEMSEDQNYLDFVKLSRGATPTNDRVLERGSGVGLSLTKRNQRCSEPDLRSVGLDVAPEPGANNSDHSSGANAVEIPVNESLQARAARILGIDIAVESLLPDDHAGPHPGTSPSNGAQDFESSTVGNTVSNKEGKKEDSYEGRRKCGWTESALFVRAGGRSLYPVESQATLQEASAKPLVTEQVLEQPVSPSQGEDQNLVCKSAAYQHSEKRVRSTSKVIETLQGKLTSPPSRTAMDRLVRMKEVDSVSRMRRLSIKSADSGEEVDEEKLLKVPEERGSKLASSGAVSKRVISLSENGCLGGMDKKKIDRDFSLDTYDPTKVEKV, encoded by the exons ATGTTCAGTGTGGAAGACCTTCTGATTTCTCATGGATACAAAGTGTCAAAAAATCCCCCTGTTTCATACGAGAACAGATACGATGGATACCGGCATGAAACCACGGGGAGCAGATCTGCTCAGAGACCAGCACTGAATGGGATTGAAGCAGAATCCAGAGCTGGGGCCTACAGCAAGAAACCTCTGGTGAAAACCAGCTCAAGCAGCACTGAAAGCAGCCATGGGAGCCAAGGGAGGCAAGCAGGTCCTGGTTACCACCATGACCTTCAGGGTTTGTCCACTTTTCATACTTCAGAAGGGGG ggcTTATGACAGGCCTCATTTAGCACGGTCTTCCCAGCCCAAGACTGATAAAGATCTGGCCTATTGGAGAAGACGAGGACAGGACTTCAGTGTGCTACTGGGCTATTCCCAGAAGGCCAGTGTGGAGATGAAAGGCCTGGCTGCATCCCCAGGGGCACCCCGGCAGCCCAAGGAGAATCAGCTGAAggtgggcacagctgcagggtaTGGCAGAAGAAGCGGCTTGCAGAAAAGCTGTGAAGTGTCCAGCAACTGCAAATGGCAAAGTCTGGAAGTAGAGAGCTGGAACCAGCCAAAAAAGGTAGGGAGGCAAATGTCTGAGGGTGACAGGGAGAAGCTGCTTCAAGAGCTGTATTCGCTGACACTGGGAGACAACGTgctcagcacccagagcagggggaAATCACAGTCCTTGCCAAGGGTCCTTTCACCTGAGAGCATGAGGTGCGTGGAAATGCCCTCCCTGACCAACAGTAACAACTCGCTCAGTGTCACTAAAACCCCCTCCTATTCCCCAAACAGACTGAGTGTGGAACCAGCCAAGCACCATGGAACAGGAGGCAATTTCCTTCCCCTGGTGAAGCCCAAGTATGGGAGACCTCTCAAGCCTCCATCCTATGAGCTGCAGCGGCAGACTAGGGCACCTGCAGAAACCGTGGGTTTCCAGGACCACTACCAGAAAGAGGAACCTGTCACCTACTTAGCCAAAGTCAATGAGCCAAGGCAAGATGCTGGCATTCCAGATTCTGGTTTGGAGCCCCCAGTGTATGTACCTCCTCCTTCTTACAAATCCCCACCTCACCAACACGTGACCCCCCATTCCCCCAGTGAAGTGCCTAAAACCAACACGTGCGCCAGCAGTGATCCGCAGGGTCCTGCAGAGCGGGTTGTCCCCTGCCAACGACCAGCAATGAATACTTTTGAAGTGGGGGGTGACCCTTGCAAAGACAACCATTTTCCTCATGAGAAGCAAAGCCATGCAAGGCGCCCTGCTGACCACCTGCGTTCCGTTCAGTACATTCCCTTTGATGATCCTCGGATACGACACATTAAAATTGCACCACTGGAAGGTCTGCAGGGCAACTCTAACCACACTGAAAATGCATGTAGTCCCAGTTCTGGTGCTTTGCAAGAGAGAAATCTTGAAGTACAGTACAACAGTGCCTTTGTGGATGCATCAAACTTGTCCAGTTCTGCGAAGGGAGAAAGAACTTCTGACAGCTCCACCCATAGCAACAGATGGTTGGCACCATCCATCCGAGATCAGGAAAACTGTGCCTTGCCGGACCAAAGAGACAATTGTAGAGCAACTAATCACAGCCCCCGTAACGAAGCCAGCACAGAGTACACAAAAGGCAAACTTTCTGTAAGAAATTCACATATGGACAACACCTGTGAGACTGTTACAAAAGTGAAAAAGTTTGAACCTGGAGTTGGGATGCAGAGCAAAAAgagttcaaagaaaaaaatgaatgaaactATATTTTGTTTGGTCTCCATCCCAGTTAAATCAGAATCCAATCTGCCAGATACAGATAGGAACAACAACATAACTCAGAGCCCTGATAAGAATAGGTTTGATAACAATGGGGCTTTGCAAGAACAAAGTCTCTTAAGTATGTCTTCAACAGACTTGGAGTTACAAGCGCTTACAGGAAGCATGACCAATAAAAATGAGTTACAAAAACAAGAGCTGTGGAGACCAGAAGAGTTCAAACAAATGAATGACCTCAGATTTATTCAGCCTACAAAACACAGAGAGCTCAAATAttctggctcctggccaggtgATCAGTACAAAGACCAGCAGACACAGACAAGTTTCTCTGAAGAACCCGAGAGCCCAGAATTTTTCCATGGTACAAAGCCTGGGAAGCCTGATAGTAGCAAACAGCTATCTCCAAAATTCCCAGGATGTACAACATCCCCAATGGGGCCAAAACTGACAGGGTCACCTTCTGATGAGAGAGGCTGCAGACAGAACAGTTACAGTATGAAGGGCCAGACACACCTTAGCCAGTCTAGCAACAGTGCATTTTCTAGGACTGCCATCTCAGTCCTTAAGTCTCCCTCCCCAAAAGCCCACCAGAGCCAGCCTGTGCCTGTCCAAGAGAGGGAAAATGGCCTTCTTTCCAAGGGAGATATAGTTAAGGGAGAACCAGGTGCTCCCTGCAACAGTACAGAACCATTTGGGCAGTTCCTGTTGAAACCTGTAAGTCGCCGTCCCTGGGATGTAATAAGTGAGCTAGAAAGTTTTAACAAGGAGCTGCAAGGGCAGGAGGAGAGCACAAGCAGTGAAGAAGATTTGGAaagtgctgcagctcctctgcaggcagGTGCCTTTATGCACAGGAGGGAGTCCAGAAAAGAGAAATCAAGCCAGGAGCCAAAACATGGTGGGAAATCAGAAACGGTTGTGCCAGAGGTGCCTGTATTTAGGTCAGGAAGGGTTAAAAGTAAGTCTGAAAGTTGGAGCATGGggacagagcatggtggcgagCTAAGATGTGGTGGCTCTCAAGGTTTCTCaaagccaggagggagcagtgaAGGAGTCAGGCCAGCAGATGGAAGACTGATAACAgaaatggggatgggggaaGCCAAGAGCAGAACAAGCAAACAGCCAGTTCATGACAGCCCTATCAAAAGAGTTTTGTCCAGTAGCTCAAGTAGTTCATGTCACAGTAATCCTTTCAATAACCCTATCTTGCAGGAGATGAGTGAAGACCAAAATTACCTAGATTTTGTTAAACTAAGCAGAGGTGCAACTCCCACAAATGATAGGGTATTAGAGAGAGGGTCAGGAGTAGGCTTGTCACTAACAAAGAGGAACCAAAGGTGCTCTGAGCCAGATTTGAGGTCAGTAGGACTTGATGTGGCCCCAGAACCTGGTGCTAACAATTCTGATCACTCTTCAGGTGCAAATGCAGTGGAAATCCCTGTGAATGAGTCATTGCAGGCAAGAGCTGCAAGAATTTTAGGTATAGATATAGCAGTGGAGTCTCTCCTTCCAGATGACCATGCTGGGCCCCACCCAGGCACTAGCCCTTCAAACGGTGCTCAGGACTTTGAGTCATCAACTGTAGGGAACACAGTAAgtaacaaagaaggaaaaaaagaagattcTTATGAAGGCAGACGAAAGTGTGGCTGGACAGAGAGCGCTCTCTTTGTCAGAGCAGGAGGGCGATCTTTATACCCTGTTGAAAGCCAGGCCACTCTCCAAGAAGCCAGCGCTAAACCACTGGTAACTGAGCAAGTCCTTGAACAGCCTGTGAGTCCCAGCCAAGGTGAGGACCAAAACTTGGTTTGCAAGTCAGCTGCTTATCAGCATTCAGAAAAGAGAGTGAGGAGCACCTCAAAAGTGATAGAGACGCTCCAAGGCAAGCTCACGTCTCCACCCAGCCGGACTGCCATGGATCGCTTGGTGCGGATGAAAGAAGTTGACTCTGTGTCACGCATGAGACGCCTGAGCATTAAGAGCGCAGACTCGGGAGAGGAGGTGGATGAGGAGAAGCTGTTGAAGGTACCAGAGGAGAGAGGAAGCAAACTGGCAAGCTCAGGGGCTGTTTCCAAGCGTGTTATCTCTCTCAGTGAAAATGGATGTTTAGGTGGAATGGACAAGAAGAAAATCGACAGAGATTTTTCTTTAG ataCATATGACCCCACCAAAGTTGAAAAGGTGTGA
- the JCAD gene encoding junctional cadherin 5-associated protein isoform X2, with protein MKGLAASPGAPRQPKENQLKVGTAAGYGRRSGLQKSCEVSSNCKWQSLEVESWNQPKKVGRQMSEGDREKLLQELYSLTLGDNVLSTQSRGKSQSLPRVLSPESMRCVEMPSLTNSNNSLSVTKTPSYSPNRLSVEPAKHHGTGGNFLPLVKPKYGRPLKPPSYELQRQTRAPAETVGFQDHYQKEEPVTYLAKVNEPRQDAGIPDSGLEPPVYVPPPSYKSPPHQHVTPHSPSEVPKTNTCASSDPQGPAERVVPCQRPAMNTFEVGGDPCKDNHFPHEKQSHARRPADHLRSVQYIPFDDPRIRHIKIAPLEGLQGNSNHTENACSPSSGALQERNLEVQYNSAFVDASNLSSSAKGERTSDSSTHSNRWLAPSIRDQENCALPDQRDNCRATNHSPRNEASTEYTKGKLSVRNSHMDNTCETVTKVKKFEPGVGMQSKKSSKKKMNETIFCLVSIPVKSESNLPDTDRNNNITQSPDKNRFDNNGALQEQSLLSMSSTDLELQALTGSMTNKNELQKQELWRPEEFKQMNDLRFIQPTKHRELKYSGSWPGDQYKDQQTQTSFSEEPESPEFFHGTKPGKPDSSKQLSPKFPGCTTSPMGPKLTGSPSDERGCRQNSYSMKGQTHLSQSSNSAFSRTAISVLKSPSPKAHQSQPVPVQERENGLLSKGDIVKGEPGAPCNSTEPFGQFLLKPVSRRPWDVISELESFNKELQGQEESTSSEEDLESAAAPLQAGAFMHRRESRKEKSSQEPKHGGKSETVVPEVPVFRSGRVKSKSESWSMGTEHGGELRCGGSQGFSKPGGSSEGVRPADGRLITEMGMGEAKSRTSKQPVHDSPIKRVLSSSSSSSCHSNPFNNPILQEMSEDQNYLDFVKLSRGATPTNDRVLERGSGVGLSLTKRNQRCSEPDLRSVGLDVAPEPGANNSDHSSGANAVEIPVNESLQARAARILGIDIAVESLLPDDHAGPHPGTSPSNGAQDFESSTVGNTVSNKEGKKEDSYEGRRKCGWTESALFVRAGGRSLYPVESQATLQEASAKPLVTEQVLEQPVSPSQGEDQNLVCKSAAYQHSEKRVRSTSKVIETLQGKLTSPPSRTAMDRLVRMKEVDSVSRMRRLSIKSADSGEEVDEEKLLKVPEERGSKLASSGAVSKRVISLSENGCLGGMDKKKIDRDFSLDTYDPTKVEKV; from the exons ATGAAAGGCCTGGCTGCATCCCCAGGGGCACCCCGGCAGCCCAAGGAGAATCAGCTGAAggtgggcacagctgcagggtaTGGCAGAAGAAGCGGCTTGCAGAAAAGCTGTGAAGTGTCCAGCAACTGCAAATGGCAAAGTCTGGAAGTAGAGAGCTGGAACCAGCCAAAAAAGGTAGGGAGGCAAATGTCTGAGGGTGACAGGGAGAAGCTGCTTCAAGAGCTGTATTCGCTGACACTGGGAGACAACGTgctcagcacccagagcagggggaAATCACAGTCCTTGCCAAGGGTCCTTTCACCTGAGAGCATGAGGTGCGTGGAAATGCCCTCCCTGACCAACAGTAACAACTCGCTCAGTGTCACTAAAACCCCCTCCTATTCCCCAAACAGACTGAGTGTGGAACCAGCCAAGCACCATGGAACAGGAGGCAATTTCCTTCCCCTGGTGAAGCCCAAGTATGGGAGACCTCTCAAGCCTCCATCCTATGAGCTGCAGCGGCAGACTAGGGCACCTGCAGAAACCGTGGGTTTCCAGGACCACTACCAGAAAGAGGAACCTGTCACCTACTTAGCCAAAGTCAATGAGCCAAGGCAAGATGCTGGCATTCCAGATTCTGGTTTGGAGCCCCCAGTGTATGTACCTCCTCCTTCTTACAAATCCCCACCTCACCAACACGTGACCCCCCATTCCCCCAGTGAAGTGCCTAAAACCAACACGTGCGCCAGCAGTGATCCGCAGGGTCCTGCAGAGCGGGTTGTCCCCTGCCAACGACCAGCAATGAATACTTTTGAAGTGGGGGGTGACCCTTGCAAAGACAACCATTTTCCTCATGAGAAGCAAAGCCATGCAAGGCGCCCTGCTGACCACCTGCGTTCCGTTCAGTACATTCCCTTTGATGATCCTCGGATACGACACATTAAAATTGCACCACTGGAAGGTCTGCAGGGCAACTCTAACCACACTGAAAATGCATGTAGTCCCAGTTCTGGTGCTTTGCAAGAGAGAAATCTTGAAGTACAGTACAACAGTGCCTTTGTGGATGCATCAAACTTGTCCAGTTCTGCGAAGGGAGAAAGAACTTCTGACAGCTCCACCCATAGCAACAGATGGTTGGCACCATCCATCCGAGATCAGGAAAACTGTGCCTTGCCGGACCAAAGAGACAATTGTAGAGCAACTAATCACAGCCCCCGTAACGAAGCCAGCACAGAGTACACAAAAGGCAAACTTTCTGTAAGAAATTCACATATGGACAACACCTGTGAGACTGTTACAAAAGTGAAAAAGTTTGAACCTGGAGTTGGGATGCAGAGCAAAAAgagttcaaagaaaaaaatgaatgaaactATATTTTGTTTGGTCTCCATCCCAGTTAAATCAGAATCCAATCTGCCAGATACAGATAGGAACAACAACATAACTCAGAGCCCTGATAAGAATAGGTTTGATAACAATGGGGCTTTGCAAGAACAAAGTCTCTTAAGTATGTCTTCAACAGACTTGGAGTTACAAGCGCTTACAGGAAGCATGACCAATAAAAATGAGTTACAAAAACAAGAGCTGTGGAGACCAGAAGAGTTCAAACAAATGAATGACCTCAGATTTATTCAGCCTACAAAACACAGAGAGCTCAAATAttctggctcctggccaggtgATCAGTACAAAGACCAGCAGACACAGACAAGTTTCTCTGAAGAACCCGAGAGCCCAGAATTTTTCCATGGTACAAAGCCTGGGAAGCCTGATAGTAGCAAACAGCTATCTCCAAAATTCCCAGGATGTACAACATCCCCAATGGGGCCAAAACTGACAGGGTCACCTTCTGATGAGAGAGGCTGCAGACAGAACAGTTACAGTATGAAGGGCCAGACACACCTTAGCCAGTCTAGCAACAGTGCATTTTCTAGGACTGCCATCTCAGTCCTTAAGTCTCCCTCCCCAAAAGCCCACCAGAGCCAGCCTGTGCCTGTCCAAGAGAGGGAAAATGGCCTTCTTTCCAAGGGAGATATAGTTAAGGGAGAACCAGGTGCTCCCTGCAACAGTACAGAACCATTTGGGCAGTTCCTGTTGAAACCTGTAAGTCGCCGTCCCTGGGATGTAATAAGTGAGCTAGAAAGTTTTAACAAGGAGCTGCAAGGGCAGGAGGAGAGCACAAGCAGTGAAGAAGATTTGGAaagtgctgcagctcctctgcaggcagGTGCCTTTATGCACAGGAGGGAGTCCAGAAAAGAGAAATCAAGCCAGGAGCCAAAACATGGTGGGAAATCAGAAACGGTTGTGCCAGAGGTGCCTGTATTTAGGTCAGGAAGGGTTAAAAGTAAGTCTGAAAGTTGGAGCATGGggacagagcatggtggcgagCTAAGATGTGGTGGCTCTCAAGGTTTCTCaaagccaggagggagcagtgaAGGAGTCAGGCCAGCAGATGGAAGACTGATAACAgaaatggggatgggggaaGCCAAGAGCAGAACAAGCAAACAGCCAGTTCATGACAGCCCTATCAAAAGAGTTTTGTCCAGTAGCTCAAGTAGTTCATGTCACAGTAATCCTTTCAATAACCCTATCTTGCAGGAGATGAGTGAAGACCAAAATTACCTAGATTTTGTTAAACTAAGCAGAGGTGCAACTCCCACAAATGATAGGGTATTAGAGAGAGGGTCAGGAGTAGGCTTGTCACTAACAAAGAGGAACCAAAGGTGCTCTGAGCCAGATTTGAGGTCAGTAGGACTTGATGTGGCCCCAGAACCTGGTGCTAACAATTCTGATCACTCTTCAGGTGCAAATGCAGTGGAAATCCCTGTGAATGAGTCATTGCAGGCAAGAGCTGCAAGAATTTTAGGTATAGATATAGCAGTGGAGTCTCTCCTTCCAGATGACCATGCTGGGCCCCACCCAGGCACTAGCCCTTCAAACGGTGCTCAGGACTTTGAGTCATCAACTGTAGGGAACACAGTAAgtaacaaagaaggaaaaaaagaagattcTTATGAAGGCAGACGAAAGTGTGGCTGGACAGAGAGCGCTCTCTTTGTCAGAGCAGGAGGGCGATCTTTATACCCTGTTGAAAGCCAGGCCACTCTCCAAGAAGCCAGCGCTAAACCACTGGTAACTGAGCAAGTCCTTGAACAGCCTGTGAGTCCCAGCCAAGGTGAGGACCAAAACTTGGTTTGCAAGTCAGCTGCTTATCAGCATTCAGAAAAGAGAGTGAGGAGCACCTCAAAAGTGATAGAGACGCTCCAAGGCAAGCTCACGTCTCCACCCAGCCGGACTGCCATGGATCGCTTGGTGCGGATGAAAGAAGTTGACTCTGTGTCACGCATGAGACGCCTGAGCATTAAGAGCGCAGACTCGGGAGAGGAGGTGGATGAGGAGAAGCTGTTGAAGGTACCAGAGGAGAGAGGAAGCAAACTGGCAAGCTCAGGGGCTGTTTCCAAGCGTGTTATCTCTCTCAGTGAAAATGGATGTTTAGGTGGAATGGACAAGAAGAAAATCGACAGAGATTTTTCTTTAG ataCATATGACCCCACCAAAGTTGAAAAGGTGTGA